In Pelodiscus sinensis isolate JC-2024 chromosome 2, ASM4963464v1, whole genome shotgun sequence, the following proteins share a genomic window:
- the STEAP2 gene encoding metalloreductase STEAP2 isoform X1: MESISMMGSPKNLNETFLPNGINGIKDASKITIGIIGSGDFAKSLTIRLVKCGYHVVIGSRNPKFASEFFPHVVDVTHHEDAVAKTNIIFVAIHREHYASLWDLKHLLVGKILVDVSNNMRVDQYPESNAEYLASLFPESLVVKGFNVISAWALQLGPKDASRQVFICGNNVQARHQVIELARQLNFIPIDLGALSSSKEIENLPLRLFTLWKGPVVVAVSLATFFFIYSFIRDIIHPYVRNQQSDFYKIPIEIVNKTLPVVAITLLSLVYLSGLLAAAYQLYYGTKYRRLPPWLESWLQCRKQLGLLSFFFATVHVAYSLCLPMRRSERYLFLNMAYQQVHANVENSWNEEEVWRVEMYISFGIMSLGLLSLLAVTSIPSVNSALNWREFSFIQSTLGYVALLISTFHVLIYGWKRAFEEEYYRFYTPPNFVLALVLPSVVIVGKIILLFPCISRKLRRIRRGWEKSQVMEETGGTVPHLSPERITVM; encoded by the exons ATGGAATCAATCTCTATGATGGGAAGTCCTAAGAATCTCAATGAAACCTTTTTACCAAATGGTATTAATGGTATCAAGGATGCCAGTAAGATCACAATTGGCATTATCGGAAGCGGAGACTTTGCCAAGTCCTTGACCATTAGGCTTGTAAAATGTGGGTATCATGTAGTCATAGGAAGCAGAAACCCTAAATTTGCTTCTGAGTTCTTCCCACACGTGGTTGATGTTACTCACCATGAAGATGCTGTAGCAAAAACtaacatcatttttgttgccatacACAGAGAACATTATGCCTCTTTGTGGGACCTCAAGCATTTACTTGTAGGTAAAATCCTTGTAGACGTGAGCAACAATATGAGAGTGGATCAGTATCCAGAATCCAATGCAGAGTATTTGGCCTCCCTATTCCCAGAATCTCTGGTTGTAAAAGGATTTAATGTCATCTCAGCTTGGGCACTGCAGTTAGGACCAAAGGATGCGAGCAGACAG GTCTTTATATGCGGTAACAATGTTCAAGCTCGCCATCAAGTTATTGAACTTGCCCGACAGCTAAATTTTATTCCCATTGATTTGGGGGCATTGTCTTCTTCAAAGGAGATTGAAAACTTACCTCTGCGACTGTTCACACTGTGGAAGGGGCCAGTAGTGGTGGCTGTTAGTCTGGCTACTTTTTTCTTCATCTATTCTTTCATCAGAGATATAATACATCCATACGTGAGAAACCAGCAGAGTGACTTTTACAAGATTCCCATTGAGATTGTGAACAAGACTTTACCAGTTGTTGCTATTACTTTGCTGTCTCTGGTGTATTTATCAGGACTCCTGGCAGCTGCTTATCAACTTTATTATGGCACTAAGTATAGGCGACTTCCTCCCTGGCTGGAAAGTTGGTTACAGTGTAGGAAACAGCTTGGACTACTCAGTTTTTTCTTTGCTACGGTGCACGTGGCTTACAGCCTCTGCTTACCTATGCGGAGGTCAGAACGATACTTATTTCTTAATATGGCTTATCAGCAG GTTCATGCAAATGTGGAAAATTCTTGGAATGAGGAAGAAGTATGGCGAGTTGAAATGTATATCTCCTTTGGAATAATGAGCCTTGGCTTGCTTTCTTTATTGGCGGTTACTTCCATCCCTTCAGTAAATAGTGCCTTAAACTGGAGGGAATTCAGTTTTATTCAG TCTACACTAGGATATGTCGCACTGCTCATAAGTACTTTCCATGTGTTAATTTATGGGTGGAAAAGAGCCTTTGAAGAAGAATACTACAGGTTTTATACACCACCAAACTTTGTTCTTGCCCTTGTTTTGCCTTCTGTTGTAATTGTAGGTAAGATCATTTTACTTTTTCCATGTATAAGCAGGAAACTGAGAAGAATCAGAAGAGGATGGGAAAAAAGCCAAGTTATGGAAGAAACAGGTGGGACTGTTCCACATCTCTCACCAGAAAGGATTACAGTGATGTGA
- the STEAP2 gene encoding metalloreductase STEAP2 isoform X2: MESISMMGSPKNLNETFLPNGINGIKDASKITIGIIGSGDFAKSLTIRLVKCGYHVVIGSRNPKFASEFFPHVVDVTHHEDAVAKTNIIFVAIHREHYASLWDLKHLLVGKILVDVSNNMRVDQYPESNAEYLASLFPESLVVKGFNVISAWALQLGPKDASRQVFICGNNVQARHQVIELARQLNFIPIDLGALSSSKEIENLPLRLFTLWKGPVVVAVSLATFFFIYSFIRDIIHPYVRNQQSDFYKIPIEIVNKTLPVVAITLLSLVYLSGLLAAAYQLYYGTKYRRLPPWLESWLQCRKQLGLLSFFFATVHVAYSLCLPMRRSERYLFLNMAYQQVHANVENSWNEEEVWRVEMYISFGIMSLGLLSLLAVTSIPSVNSALNWREFSFIQETEKNQKRMGKKPSYGRNRWDCSTSLTRKDYSDVMVEYHPLALLKLSLCFFCLFVIKLVF; the protein is encoded by the exons ATGGAATCAATCTCTATGATGGGAAGTCCTAAGAATCTCAATGAAACCTTTTTACCAAATGGTATTAATGGTATCAAGGATGCCAGTAAGATCACAATTGGCATTATCGGAAGCGGAGACTTTGCCAAGTCCTTGACCATTAGGCTTGTAAAATGTGGGTATCATGTAGTCATAGGAAGCAGAAACCCTAAATTTGCTTCTGAGTTCTTCCCACACGTGGTTGATGTTACTCACCATGAAGATGCTGTAGCAAAAACtaacatcatttttgttgccatacACAGAGAACATTATGCCTCTTTGTGGGACCTCAAGCATTTACTTGTAGGTAAAATCCTTGTAGACGTGAGCAACAATATGAGAGTGGATCAGTATCCAGAATCCAATGCAGAGTATTTGGCCTCCCTATTCCCAGAATCTCTGGTTGTAAAAGGATTTAATGTCATCTCAGCTTGGGCACTGCAGTTAGGACCAAAGGATGCGAGCAGACAG GTCTTTATATGCGGTAACAATGTTCAAGCTCGCCATCAAGTTATTGAACTTGCCCGACAGCTAAATTTTATTCCCATTGATTTGGGGGCATTGTCTTCTTCAAAGGAGATTGAAAACTTACCTCTGCGACTGTTCACACTGTGGAAGGGGCCAGTAGTGGTGGCTGTTAGTCTGGCTACTTTTTTCTTCATCTATTCTTTCATCAGAGATATAATACATCCATACGTGAGAAACCAGCAGAGTGACTTTTACAAGATTCCCATTGAGATTGTGAACAAGACTTTACCAGTTGTTGCTATTACTTTGCTGTCTCTGGTGTATTTATCAGGACTCCTGGCAGCTGCTTATCAACTTTATTATGGCACTAAGTATAGGCGACTTCCTCCCTGGCTGGAAAGTTGGTTACAGTGTAGGAAACAGCTTGGACTACTCAGTTTTTTCTTTGCTACGGTGCACGTGGCTTACAGCCTCTGCTTACCTATGCGGAGGTCAGAACGATACTTATTTCTTAATATGGCTTATCAGCAG GTTCATGCAAATGTGGAAAATTCTTGGAATGAGGAAGAAGTATGGCGAGTTGAAATGTATATCTCCTTTGGAATAATGAGCCTTGGCTTGCTTTCTTTATTGGCGGTTACTTCCATCCCTTCAGTAAATAGTGCCTTAAACTGGAGGGAATTCAGTTTTATTCAG GAAACTGAGAAGAATCAGAAGAGGATGGGAAAAAAGCCAAGTTATGGAAGAAACAGGTGGGACTGTTCCACATCTCTCACCAGAAAGGATTACAGTGATGTGATGGTAGAATATCATCCATTAGCATTGCTAAAATTGTcactgtgttttttttgtttgtttgttataaaACTTGTGTTTTGA
- the STEAP2 gene encoding metalloreductase STEAP2 isoform X3 has protein sequence MESISMMGSPKNLNETFLPNGINGIKDASKITIGIIGSGDFAKSLTIRLVKCGYHVVIGSRNPKFASEFFPHVVDVTHHEDAVAKTNIIFVAIHREHYASLWDLKHLLVGKILVDVSNNMRVDQYPESNAEYLASLFPESLVVKGFNVISAWALQLGPKDASRQVFICGNNVQARHQVIELARQLNFIPIDLGALSSSKEIENLPLRLFTLWKGPVVVAVSLATFFFIYSFIRDIIHPYVRNQQSDFYKIPIEIVNKTLPVVAITLLSLVYLSGLLAAAYQLYYGTKYRRLPPWLESWLQCRKQLGLLSFFFATVHVAYSLCLPMRRSERYLFLNMAYQQVHANVENSWNEEEVWRVEMYISFGIMSLGLLSLLAVTSIPSVNSALNWREFSFIQQPWM, from the exons ATGGAATCAATCTCTATGATGGGAAGTCCTAAGAATCTCAATGAAACCTTTTTACCAAATGGTATTAATGGTATCAAGGATGCCAGTAAGATCACAATTGGCATTATCGGAAGCGGAGACTTTGCCAAGTCCTTGACCATTAGGCTTGTAAAATGTGGGTATCATGTAGTCATAGGAAGCAGAAACCCTAAATTTGCTTCTGAGTTCTTCCCACACGTGGTTGATGTTACTCACCATGAAGATGCTGTAGCAAAAACtaacatcatttttgttgccatacACAGAGAACATTATGCCTCTTTGTGGGACCTCAAGCATTTACTTGTAGGTAAAATCCTTGTAGACGTGAGCAACAATATGAGAGTGGATCAGTATCCAGAATCCAATGCAGAGTATTTGGCCTCCCTATTCCCAGAATCTCTGGTTGTAAAAGGATTTAATGTCATCTCAGCTTGGGCACTGCAGTTAGGACCAAAGGATGCGAGCAGACAG GTCTTTATATGCGGTAACAATGTTCAAGCTCGCCATCAAGTTATTGAACTTGCCCGACAGCTAAATTTTATTCCCATTGATTTGGGGGCATTGTCTTCTTCAAAGGAGATTGAAAACTTACCTCTGCGACTGTTCACACTGTGGAAGGGGCCAGTAGTGGTGGCTGTTAGTCTGGCTACTTTTTTCTTCATCTATTCTTTCATCAGAGATATAATACATCCATACGTGAGAAACCAGCAGAGTGACTTTTACAAGATTCCCATTGAGATTGTGAACAAGACTTTACCAGTTGTTGCTATTACTTTGCTGTCTCTGGTGTATTTATCAGGACTCCTGGCAGCTGCTTATCAACTTTATTATGGCACTAAGTATAGGCGACTTCCTCCCTGGCTGGAAAGTTGGTTACAGTGTAGGAAACAGCTTGGACTACTCAGTTTTTTCTTTGCTACGGTGCACGTGGCTTACAGCCTCTGCTTACCTATGCGGAGGTCAGAACGATACTTATTTCTTAATATGGCTTATCAGCAG GTTCATGCAAATGTGGAAAATTCTTGGAATGAGGAAGAAGTATGGCGAGTTGAAATGTATATCTCCTTTGGAATAATGAGCCTTGGCTTGCTTTCTTTATTGGCGGTTACTTCCATCCCTTCAGTAAATAGTGCCTTAAACTGGAGGGAATTCAGTTTTATTCAG cAACCATGGATGTaa